From a region of the Kwoniella mangroviensis CBS 8507 chromosome 1 map unlocalized Ctg01, whole genome shotgun sequence genome:
- a CDS encoding glycine cleavage system H protein — translation MISLRLARPASSILRTALAPQARTKAMSFSGVRFISTRYTTDHEWVSFDSNSNIGTVGITDYAQKALGDVVFVELPGQGAEVAQGDSIGAVESVKAASDIYAPVSGVIEEINETLADQPGLLNKASEGNGWLAKIKLSDPSEFEALLNAEAYKAHCEGQ, via the exons ATGATTTCCCTCCGACTCGCTCGaccagcttcttccatcctcagAACCGCCCTTGCTCCTCAAGCTAGAACCAAGGCAATGAGCTTCTCGGGCGTGAGGTTCATCTCTA CTCGATACACCACAGACCACGAATGGGTATCATTCGATTCCAACTCTAACATCGGTACGGTCGGAATCACAGATTACGCTCAGAAGGCTTTGGGCGATGTTGTCTTTGTTGAATTGCCTGGACAAGGTGCAGAGGTCGCTCAGGGTG ACTCAATCGGTGCCGTCGAATCTGTCAAAGCAGCTTCAGATATCTACGCTCCTGTATCTGGTGTGATTGAAGAGATCAATGAGACTTTGGCGGATCAACCTGGTTTGTTGAACAAGGCTTCAGAAGGTAATG GATGGCTCGCCAAGATCAAACTTTCCGACCCATCCGAATTCGAAGCTCTATTGAATGCTGAAGCTTACAAGGCCCACTGTGAAGGTCAATAA
- a CDS encoding phosphoribosylamine-glycine ligase produces MSEITSFPPPSTDLSILLLGSGGREHALAYKLSQSKRVSKIYVCPGNGGTALMGGKVSNLSIPWGAPPAFNSIIEFAQSTKIDLVVPGPEQPLVDGVEGAFKKIGIPVFGPSPQAAMLEGSKSLSKEFMFRHNIPTAQFRSFTSDQYTQAVEYIKSNPFSSGRCVIKASGLAAGKGVLIPETDEEALEALKSVMVDKEFGDAGDEVVVEEYLTGPEISVLAFSDGYTIIPMPAAQDHKRIGEGDTGPNTGGMGAYAPAPVATKEILDRVVKESLEPTIKGLREDGYPFVGMLFTGFMITPDGPKVLEYNVRFGDPETQALMLLLDDETDLAEVMLAAVERRLDSVKLGYRDGYAVSVVLASQGYPGKYPKGVPMTINPDMPSGVHVFHAGTAIKNDTGVTDGGRVLAVCASGSTLKEAVDLAYSGVDQISWEGKTYRRDIAYRALSSEPTTSSTSAPSGGLTYAAAGVSITAGNDLVEAIKPVVKATRRPGADSNIGGFGGAFDLAACGYEDPILVSGTDGVGTKLRVALDYGKHSTVGIDLVAMSVNDLIVQGAEPLYFLDYYACSKLDVPVATDVITGIAEGCLQAGCALIGGETAEMPGMYHTDDYDLAGFAVGVVERKQLLPSNDIKENDVLIALSSSGPHSNGYSLIRKIVSLSGLSLTDIAPWSKGSQKVGDALLEPTKIYIKSLLPGIKGGLYKGMSHITGGGFTENIPRIFEGDLGVQLDLASYQLPEIWKWLMKTGQVEAKEMVRTFNCGVGMVIVVDSTKVDSALQSLAENGEKGWVIGKVVQGKGVKYTGLESFGQ; encoded by the exons ATGTCAGAAAtcacctctttccctcctccctccACCGACCTCTCTATCCTCCTACTGGGTTCAGGAGGTCGAGAACATGCCTTGGCCTATAAGCTCTCTCAGTCCAAGAGAGTATCGAAGATCTACGTTTGTCCAGGTAACGGTGGAACCGCCCTAATGGGAGGAAAGGTTTCTAATCTTTCTATACCTTGGGGCGCTCCACCAGCTTTCAACTCTATCATCGAATTCGCTCAAAGCACCAAGATAGATTTAGTTGTACCTGGTCCAGAACAACCTTTGGTAGATGGAGTAGAAGGAGCATTCAAGAAAATTGGTATACCAGTTTTCGGTCCTTCACCTCAAGCTGCAATGTTGGAAGGATCCAAATCTTTATCTAAAGAATTCATGTTCCGACATAATATACCTACCGCTCAATTCCGTTCATTCACCTCAGATCAATATACCCAAGCTGTCGAATACATCAAATCGAATCCTTTTTCATCCGGACGATGCGTTATAAAAGCTTCAGGTTTAGCAGCAGGTAAAGGAGTTTTGATCCCTGAGACCGACGAAGAGGCattggaagctttgaagagCGTAATGGTAGATAAGGAATTTGGAGATgcaggagatgaagtggtagtggaagaaTATCTTACCGGTCCGGAAATCAGTGTATTGGCTTTCTCAGATGGATATACCATTATACCTATGCCTGCTGCTCAGGATCACAAGAGGATTGGAGAAGGGGATACTGGACCGAACACTGGTGGTATGGGTGCCTATGCCCCTGCCCCGGTGGCTACCAAGGAAATCTTGGATAGAGTGGTAAAAGAGAGTTTGGAACCTACTATCAAAGGTCTGAGAGAAGATG GCTACCCATTCGTAGGAATGCTGTTCACTGGATTCATGATTACACCCGATGGACCTAAAGTATTGGAATACAATGTTAGATTCGGTGATCCAGAAACTCAAGCTTTGATGTTACTCTtagatgatgagactgatcTTGCTGAGGTCATgctt GCTGCGGTGGAAAGACGTCTTGATTCAGTTAAACTTGGCTACCGAGATGGTTACGCGGTCTCCGTCGTCCTTGCCTCTCAAGGATATCCAGGCAAATACCCCAAAGGTGTACCTATGACCATTAACCCGGATATGCCATCTG GCGTTCACGTTTTCCACGCCGGTACAGCTATCAAGAACGACACCGGTGTGACCGACGGTGGACGAGTTCTTGCAGTTTGCGCATCCGGATCGACTCTTAAAGAAGCGGTCGATCTCGCTTATTCAGGTGTCGACCAAATCTCTTGGGAAGGCAAGACCTACCGAAGAGATATAGCTTATCGAGCCCTTTCTTCTGAACCCACCACATCTTCTACCTCCGCTCCATCAGGAGGATTGACCTATGCTGCCGCGGGCGTATCCATCACCGCAGGAAATGACTTGGTGGAAGCTATCAAACCCGTTGTCAAGGCTACTCGACGTCCCGGTGCTGATTCGAATATCGGTGGATTCGGAGGAGCATTCGATTTGGCTGCTTGCGGTTATGAAGATCCAATTTTAGTTAGTGGTACCGATGGTGTGGGAACTAAACTTAGAGTTGCTTTGGATTACGGTAAACACTCTACTGTCGGTATCGACCTTGTGGCAATGTCAGTAAACGACTTGATCGTTCAAGGTGCAGAGCCATTATATTTCTTGGACTATTACGCCTGTTCGAAATTGGATGTTCCAGTCGCCACGGACGTTATCACTGGTATAGCCGAGGGATGTCTTCAAGCTGGATGTGCTCTTATTGGAGGTGAGACAGCAGAGATGCCTGGAATGTACCATACAGACGATTATGATCTTGCTGGATTCGCCGTCGGTGTTGTCGAACGAAAACAACTATTACCTTCAAACGATATAAAAGAAAATGACGTTTTGATTGCCTTATCGTCAAGTGGACCTCATTCCAACGGTTACTCATTAATTAGAAAAATCGTCAGTCTATCTGGATTAAGTCTTACGGATATTGCACCTTGGAGTAAAGGCAGTCAGAAAGTTGGTGATGCCTTGTTAGAACCTACCAAGATATATATCAAGTCGTTGTTACCTGGAATCAAAGGTGGATTGTACAAGGGGATGTCACATATAACAGGAGGTGGATTCACCGAGAACATACCTAGGATATTCGAGGGTGATTTAGGTGTACAGTTGGATTTGGCTAGTTACCAATTACCTGAAATTTGGAAATGGTTAATGAAGACTGGACAAGTGGAAGCTAAAGAGATGGTAAGAACGTTCAATTGCGGTGTGGGTATGGTCATCGTTGTAGATTCTACGAAAGTAGATTCAGCTCTTCAGAGTTTAGCTGAGAatggtgagaaaggatggGTCATTGGGAAAGTAGTTCAAGGGAAGGGTGTGAAATATACTGGATTGGAAAGTTTCGGTCAGTAA